AGGCGACCCCGACGGCTGGCACCGTCGAGGCCGCAAATTCTGATACATCACAATCCACCGGCAACGGAGAATCGAGCAATGAATCTATCTGACATTTTAGCCGGATCGGGCGGCGGGGATATCCGCGACCTATGGGACAGCACCGAGGCGGCCGGCGAAATGGGGCCGTTGCCGCCGGGCGAATACATCGCCCATATCATCGCAGGGGAATTGGAAACTTCGCGGACGAATTCGACACCGGGTTACAAGCTGACGTTTTCGGTTATCGAGGGCGACTACATCGGGCGCAGGTTTTGGCTCGATTGTTGGCTGACACCAGCGGCGTTGCCACAAACGAAACGCGACGTTGCCAAGCTGGGCGTCAAGTCATTGGAGCAATTGGAACGACCGTTGCCCCGAGGGATTCGATGCAAGTGCAAGCTTGCACTCCGCAAGGATGACAATGGCGACGAACGCAACCGCGTTAAGTCGTTCGACGTTGTGGGCATCGATCCGCCGGAGGTTGACCCGTTCGCACCGGCGACGCCGAGCGATGACCAGACCGCGACATCGGAGGCAATGCAAAGTGACCTACTCTAGCATTGCGGATGCCTACGGGTTTCGCATTGTTGGACCATGCACGAACGAACGGCGGCTGATCGATTGGCCGTCGGCGTTCGTGGCGTATTCGCAATGCGACGACAGAGCCGAAGTAACTAAGGAATCGTATTTGTCAGCCTTCACGTTTGGCGATGCGTTTGCAGGCCACCTGAACGCGACGGGTTCAACTAAGGGCTACAGCGAAGAATGCGGGGCGGCTTGGGTGTGGTTTGACATCGACAACGACGACATCGACGCGGCGACCACCGACGCTAGAAAACTGGCGGCGGCGTTGGCCTACAGCTACGGCATTGCCGACGATGCGTTGCTGTGTTTCTTCTCAGGCAGCAAAGGATATCACATCGGCTTGCCGCTTGCGGCTTGTGGTTCACCTGGGCCGTCGGCGACGTTCCACAAAGTCTGCCGACGGTTGGCGGAGTCGATCGCCTTACAGATCGGAATCGTGATTGATACAGGCGTCTATGATCGTGTTCGAGCGTTTCGGGCACCGAATAGTCGACACGGAAAAACGGGGTTATTCAAACGTTGGTTGTCGGTCGATTCGCTGTTGAACCTACAGGCGTCGCGAATCGTCGAACTTGCAAGGGAGCCGGAGCCGTTCGAGATTCCCGATGCACCGGGGCCGAGCCGGGCGGCGGTCGAAGAATGGGCGGCGGCGGTCGATGCCGCCGAAGGCGAACTGTTAGCGTTGATAGAGCGGCGAGAAAGCGAGGTACCGTCGGGGCTGAACCGTGCGACGCTGGCGTTCATTCGTGACGGAGCTGCAACCGGCGATCGACACCGTTTGCTATTTTCGGCGGCGGCGAATCTTGCCGAGTTTCGTTGCTCGCTGGAGCTGGCAACGGCGTTGCTGCATGAACCGGCGTTGGACTCGGGATTATCGCCTTCGGAAGTGCGACGGCAAATTGAATGCGGCTTGAATCATCTGGGGGCGGCACAATGACGAACGCAAAATTTGTAACCGCTTCGGATTCGCTGGATTCTTGGCGGGACGAGGTTTTGACCGGCAAGCCGCCGACGTTCTACAAAATTGCGGATTCGGGACCGTTGGCACGAATCGAGGTAGGGCCGAAGCTGATAACGTTGTTCGGCGGGGCACCTGGAAGCGGCAAGACGGCGTTTGTGATGCAATCGGTTGTCGATGCGTTGCGATTGAATCCGACACTGCGGGCTGTTGTCTGCAATATCGAAATGCCGCCGGAAGTTTTGCTAGACCGGCAGCTATCGCGGTTGTCGGGCGTTCCGTTGAACTTCATCCGGTATCGGACACTGAACGCGCATCACGCCGACAGGATTGACGTAGCGATGGGGACGATTGAGAGTGTCGCTGATCGGCTTTGCTTTGTTCGTCCACCGTTTGACCTAGCGAACGCGGCGGCAGCGGCTACGGCCTTCACAGAGGGGCACAGCGGCGGCGTGTTGTTGGTGTTCGACTACATCCAACGAATTGCACCGCCGGGAGAACTCGGGGACAAACGCGGCAACGTCGATGCGACTATGAGCTTTCTGCGGATGTTCGCGGACGCGGGCGCGGCGGTGATTGTCGTGTCAGCGGTGGGTCGTCAGAAAGACAGCAAGGGACGTTCAAGCTATTCAGCTGATTCAATGAACCTTGCATCGTTCAAGGAATCGGGAGAACTCGAATTTGGTGCCGACGATGCGTTCATTCTCGCACCGTCGGCGGAGGAATCGGGTATCCGCGACTTGAAGCACTTGAAAGCACGGCATACCGAGCCGGTTGATATATCGCTTCGGTTTGAGGGGGCGATTCAAGCATTTGAAGCAATCGAGCCAGGTACCACCGACCCGCACGGCTTTTCGGCGGCGTTAAACGAACTTTGGGACCGAACCGACGGCGGGGGCGATTCATGGGATTAGACAAGACCGCCGACGGGCGACCGATTCTAACAGGGGCAAGTCGATTGCCGCCGATGCAACCAACGCACGCACCGAAGGCGCAGCGGACAAGCACCGCCAAGACTGAGCCGAAGCGAAAGACGCGGGACCGTTTCGCTGTATTGAACTCGTTCGTCGATTGCACGATGCACAAACTGACGCGCCGCGAAATTGCGGTCTGGATGATTCTGTATCGAGACACCCGCAACGGCACCGCTCGCACGTCGCAGGGAAACATCGCACGGCGGGCGGGAATGTCGGTCAAGTCGGTGAAGATTGCGACGGGCAAGCTGATCGACGCGGGGTTGATTCGCGTCGTGTTCCAAGGCGGTTTGAATCGCGGGCCGTCACGTTTTCAAGTCGATCCACTGGGGAACCGTGGGTCCGTCACTGGGGAACCGTAGTTCCCTAGTGCTGGGGAACTACAGGGGCCACCACTGGGGAACTGTAGTTCCTATTTCCCATAAGGGAACATAAGCGGCAGTCCGCTTGATGGGCTGCGCCCGCGAACTGCCTTACAGAAAGTCAATCAGTCAGAACGCCGGTTGATCGTCAGCCTAGGAATCCGACCAATGAACACCGACACACCGCCGAAACTACTCGCCCAATTGCAAGCGGCTTGGGGATCGGTGCCGACGCCCGTAACGACATTTGCGACCGAGGCGAGGCAAACGATGCCCGCGACAATCCAAAGGGCGGAGCGTTCCGATACGGCGCGGATAGCGTTAGAGCGACCGACCCCGATTTGCCGATCACACTTACCACCATTTGAAGCGATAGAACAAACAACCCCGAAGCGACCCGGCTACATACGTTCGACGTGTTGCGTCTGCGGTCGGTTTTTGGGTTATCGCCCACACGAATAAACACTTAGAATTACTGTTGCCAAGGCTAGGTGCGGATTAATTACCCGCACTGAATGCCGGACACCCGATCCGGCCCGCCTTGGCACTTCGTGCACTCGGGACCAACGACGGGAGTTGATACGATGGCTTCAATCAAACGAAAGACGGTAACGCGAAAGCTACCGACGCACGCAACGCTCAATGAACGCCGACGCAAGGCAACCGCGAAAGAGCGCCGAGCAAGCCCCGATCAGACAACAATTCTTGAAACCGTCGCGACTTGGAAAGACAAGAGCGGCGACAAACAAACAGGCGTCGTCATCGAAGGCGATAACGGTATTCGACGTGTTCGGACCCAATCGAAAACCTACTACGCCAAGTACCGCGACGGCAACGGGATCGTTCAAGAGATCGCGACGGGATGCCGGGACAAACAGGCGGCAAAAACAAAGCTTGCCGAGTTGCTGAGCGTCGCTGATAAAGTTCGAGTCGGATCGCTAACCGAATCCGATGTTCAGGTGGGCCAGCACAACAAGCGACCGCTTGCCGATCACATTGCCGACTACATTGATGATCTGAAATCGCGGGGCGTTGCTTCGGATCGGATCAAGACCAGCGAAACGCGATTTGCGGCGGCTTGCGATGGCTGCGGGTTTCGATGGCTGCGCGACTTAAACGCGGTCGCGCTTCGCAAGTGGTTGCGGAGTCAATCAGAAATGTCGGCGGCAACTTACAACTGGCATTCGGCGTTGTGGGTTGCGTTCGGTTGGTGGTTGACCGGCAGGCGATTGGACGGCAAACGCCCGATGCAAACCGGTGAACGTCGGTTGGCATCGAATCCATTCGATGGTTTCGGCAAACGCGATGAAAAGAGCGACCGACGGAGGGTTGCGCGGGCGCTGACGTTGGACGAAATGCGGCGACTGCTCGACAACACTCAACGCAGGCCGCTAGATGATGCGTTGACCGTTCGACGCGGCAAGAACAAGGGGCAACGCATCGCTAAGGTTTCCGATGCACGACGGGCGAAATTAGAGCGGTTGGGGATGGAACGAGCGTTGATCTACAAGTCGCTAATCTTAACGGGACTACGGTCAAACGAGCTGCGAACGCTTCGTAAGAACGAACTATCGTTTGGCGATGTTCCATTCGTGGTTCTGAACTCATGCAATGAGAAGAATCGCAAGGGTTCAACGATACCGCTTCGGTCGGACCTTGCCGCCGAGCTGCGCCAGTGGTGCCAGGACAAGCAACCCGGCGATTTGGTGTTCGACGTTCCAACTGGCTTGCTTCGGATTCTTAACCGTGACTTGGAAGCGGCCGGAATCGAGAAGATCGACGAAAGCGATGGGCGGGTTCACTTGCACGCAATGCGACACTCGACAGGCACCCATTTATCAGCGGCGGGCGTGTCGCCACGAACCGCACAGGCAGTCATGCGTCATAGTCGGATCGAATTGACGATGAACACCTATACGGACGAACGCCTGTTGGAAACATCGGCAGCGGTTGAGCATTTGCCCGACCTCCCAATCACACCCGAAGCGAAATCTTGCGTTGCCCCAACGGTTGCCCCAGATGCGTACAAAACAGGGCAAGCTAGGTCAGGAACTGACAAGTTTGACGTTCGCAAGCGGAAGGGCCCAGGCAACGAAAAACCCCACAAAACATTGAATCTTGCGGGGTTTTTGAGAGTGGGCGATATTGGATTCGAACCAACGACCTCTACGATGTCAACGTAGCGCTCTAACCAACTGAGCTAATCGCCCTCGACGGGCATCCGATTAGGTGTTTCGGCTTGTCGACGGGCGACACTTAACCAAAACATTTATCGGCTGGTCCGGTAGTCTTGCTTCAAGATCGTTTCTCGTCAAGGGCGGGGAGAGGGATCAATGGGGGCGATAAGCCGTTAAATCTTATAAAATCGTTAAAAATGCTGTTGACTGGGCCCTTCCCGAGCACTGATACTTTTGAAAAGCTCTTGCTTCCACTGTTGTAACGATTCGGATGCTAAGGGTTTATGTTGGCTGTCGCGATGACGGCGAAGATGTTTTTTTCCCCATGGGCCGAATAAGGTTTGGCCGAGGTTTGTGAATGGCACTAGCAAGAAGAGGTATGCAACCGCAGGTCGAGCGTGATTCGACCCGGATCAATACCCAGATTCGTATTTCTCCGATCCGCGTTGTAGGTCCCGAAGGGGATCAATTGGGGGTAATTTCCACCGAAGACGCGCTATCGCGAGCCCGAGATGCCGGTCTCGATCTAGTTGAGGTCGCTCCCAACGAACGGCCGCCGGTTTGCCGAATCATGGATTACGGCAAGTACAAATACGACAAGAACAAAAAGAAAAACTCACACACTTCGCACCAGACGAAGACTAAAGAGATTCGTTTGCGGCCCAAAACAGGCCAGAACGACATCGACACCAAGATCCGTCAGGCCGAAAAATTCTTGGGGCACAAGGACAAGGTCCAAGTCTCCGTCCTCTTCCGTGGCCGTGAAAACGCTCACATCGACGAGGGCGAAAAGGTGATGGAACTGGTCCTGGAACAGCTGGCTGAAGTCGGCAAGGTCGAGTCGGCGCCGCAACGCAACGGTCGCCGAATCATCTGCATGTTGGCGCCTCGCTAAACGGTGCCAGCCCGATACCGGTGGCTCGTGTCACCGGTAATGCGTCTGCCCCCTCCAGGCTATCGGACTCTCTGCAGCGGCAGCCCGATAGCGGAGGAACGCCTCAAACGCTTGCCGGTTCGGAGCACAGCGTTTGCCTCCCGGCCAGCGTTTCGCATCGGCGGCATTCAGACGCGTCTGCAAAGCAAGACCAGACACGTTATCCACAAGACACTCGCGCCGCCGTGTCTGGGATTCTCGTCGACTGTCGCTTATTTCTGAGCGACCGCTTGCAGCAACTGGACTGCCAGGGTGTCGATCTTTTCGCTGGCGGTGTTCGATAGCACGACCACCGCGGCCCCCGCCCGACGATTGATCATCAGCATGCTGTGGTAGCCGCCGGTCTGGCCGTTGTGCCACCGCGTCGAACCGTCACCGGCGACGTGCCAGCCGAGTCCCATCACCGGTCCCTGGTCGCTATCGTCGCGATGGACCTGCCACGCGATTTCGATCGCCGGCCCAAGCTTGCTCGATTCTGGCTTCAGGTTCGCCGCTGCAAATCGCAGCATGTCGGCAAGACTGCTGCGGATCCCACCTGCCCCCGGCATGTCGGCAAAGTCCCAGTTGGCGGTCTCGGTGCCGTCGGCCAGATGTGGTTTCGCCAGCCGATCTCGCATCGAAGCTGTCAGTGCGACTCGCGTGTCAGCCATCCCCAGCGGTTCGGCGATCCGTTGCTGCAGCAACTGGTCGTAGGAGAGTTGGGCTCGATCGGCGACAACACTTCCCAACAAGGCAAAGCCGAGGTTGGAATATTCGTGAGCCGCGCCGGGCTCGCGTCGCAAACGGTGGGAGTTCAGAAATTCGTAAGCCAGCGTTGTCGTGTAATCGACGTAGGGATTGTCGGTCTGCAGGCTGGGCATGTTATCGGCCAGTCGCGGCAGGCCGGAGCGATGCGTGGCGAGGTCGACCAATTGAATCGGTCGCGTTTCGCCAGCGGGCATCGTGACACCCTCGGGCAACAGTTCTTGGGCGGCTTGGTCGAGTTGCAACTGCTTGCGAGCGACGGCATCAGCTAACAGCAAGCCGGTGAAGACTTTGGAGATCGACGCGATCTCGTAGATCGTGTCGTCATCGGGCACAGGGCCGCCGGTTCGAGTGTGCCCGAGATGCTGCGTCGTCGCCTGATCGCCTTTCAGGACACCAATCGAAAGCCCAACCGCTTGTTTGGATTCGATGTATGGCGTGGCCAGCCGCTGAATGATCGCGGCGACATCGTCGTCGGCTTGCGCCGGAGCCGCAACGACGGCTGACGCTAAGACCAACAGCATGACAATGCGAAACAGGTTTTGACCGATCATCAGGTGAGTCCTTTGTTCTTGCGATGCTGTTGGCGTCCCGAAGCGTAAGCGTCGGTATCGGGCAGGCCGTCGTCGGGTTGTTCGATCTGCTGGGCCGATTGCTCCAGCAACCGCTGCAGAAACGGACGGCACCAACCGCAACCGGTCCCCGCGCCAAAACACTCGCTCAACTGGCTCGCTTTGACAGGCTTGCGGATGCGGATGAAGTTCACGACCTTCCGTTTAGTGACGTGAAAACAGAGGCACAGTTCGTCGTCGAGTTCCATCGTTACACGCCACTCGTCGTGTCGCAGGCCAACGCGATCGCCACGCGGCAGGCGTCCAGATAGTCATCGATTTCGAGCGTTTCATTGGCGGTGTGAATGTTCCGTTGGCCACAGCCCAAAGTGACCGCGGGGATGCCATGCTTGTAGAGCCAGTTGGCATCAAGACCGCCCCCTGCCAATTCGGTGTAGGGCTTGCGGCCTAATTGTTCGACAGCCGCCGCCGCCATGCGAACGCTGGGAGCGTCGTCGTCGATGCGGAACGAGTCGTAATCCAGATGCGAGCTGAATTCGATCTGGCCGACCGAGCCATCGGCGGCGGTGACCTGCGTCGCAGCCCACTGGAAAGCCGATCGGATCTCGTCGACGATCCGCGTTCGCATCGCCGAATCGTGGCTGCGAGCCTCGACGCGAAGATTGACTTCGGGAGTGACGACGTTGGTCGCCTGGCCACCTTGGATCACGCCGACGTTGCTGGTGCCGTGGCCCTCGGGTTTCTCGATGCGGCCGTGCCAGCCGTCGTTATGCAGGCGAGCGATCGCGAGACTTGCGATGGCGATCGCGCTGATCCCTTGTTCGGGAGCGACTCCGGCGTGGCTGGGACGTCCGGTGATCTTGATCTCCATCCGCTCGCCGCCGGTCGCACCGACTGTCAACTTGTCGACGGTGCCGCCATCGAAGTTGAAGGCCAAGCCGACGTCGCCGATCTTGCCGACGTCGAGGTTTCGCGCCCCCTGCAGACCGACTTCTTCTTGGATCAACCAACCGAAGACCAGCGGCGGATGGTCGCCTTTCAGTTTGAGCGCTTCGAGCGCCGCGGTCAGGATCGCAGCGCAGCCGGCACGATCGTCGGCCCCTAAGCCAGTCGCCGGATCGGTCGAGACGATCTGGTCCCCTGCGCGAGCCGGTTGAGCGCCTTCGCAGATCGGCACGGTGTCCATGTGTGCGGTCAACAGACGCGCCGGCAGGTCCGACTTGCCGGGCAGATGGAAGATCAGGTTGCCGACTTCACCCGCCAGCCGAGTTCGCGTGTTGGCATCGTCGTAGCTGAACTGAGCGATCGCGGCGCCGGCGTCGGTCAGTTCGGCGATGATCGCTTCGGAGACCGCCGTCTCGCAGCCGCTGATGCCGGGGATCGCCATCAATCGGATCACGCGATCGACAGCTTGCTGGGTGTCCAATGGAATAGATCTCGACATGGGATTCGCTTCTCGGTGGTTACGGGGTGATCGGCTATCGTCTGCAAGCTTTATCGATACACTAGGTCAGGTCGGCACGCCATCCCTTGCCCTTGAATTATGAAGCCGTGAACGCATCCGAATCTCCCAACCCGCCCTACTTCGATGTTCTGTTAGACCGGATCGCGGCGGGCGATCGCGAAGCGGTGACCGCGTTTGGGCGGCACGTTCACTGGGGGCTTTGGGATTCCCCCGGTGCCGCTGACGGAAGTGCCGCTGATTATCTGCAGGCGGCAGAGCGAATGTGTCAGCGGATCTGCGACGCCGCCAAGATCCAACCGCCCGCCCGGATCGCCGATGTCGGTTGCGGTTTCGGCGGCACGATCGCGAGCCTGAACGAGCGATACCAGTCGCTGGCGATGACGGGGATCAACATCGATCCGCGGCAATTGCAGCGGGCTGCAGAACAGGTGGTCCCGGCGGCGGACAACCAGATCCAGTGGACTTGTGCCGACGCGGCGTCGCTGCCACTGGACGATGCAGCGTTTGATGCCGTGCTGGCTGTCGAGTGTATCTTTCACTTCGATCGGCCTCGCTTCTTTGCCGAAGCGTCGCGAATCCTGCGACCCGGCGGCGTGCTGAGCCTTTCCGATTTTGTCCCTCAGCCGCAGATGGCTGACTTCATGACGGGCGGCGCCGGTGCGATGAGCGAAGCGATCCGCTGGACCTACGGCGATGTCGACATGTCGTGCAGCCTCGATGGATACGAACAACTCGCCGCCGAAAACGGGATGCGGTTGTTGGCTTGCGAGGACGTGACCGAGCAGACTCTGCCAACCTACGACTTCTTATGCGAAGGAGCGCAGCGTTGGCACGACCGCCATCACGCCGAGCTGTTCCTGCAAGCGACGGGTTGGCTGCGCAAAGCGTCTCGCAAGAAATTGATCCGCTATCTGATCTTGAGCTTCGAGAAGCTAGGCGATCGGAGCTGCTGATTCGTCCGGCGGGTTGGGCGTCATCAGTTCGCGGATCACGCCGACGTAGGTCTTCGTGACGTGTGCGTGCTCGCAGAACTCATCGTCCTGCATCAGTTCGTCGTGCAATTTGGAGAGGTTGCATCCGGGGACCGACGGGAACAGATGATGTTCCAGGTGATAGTTGACGCCGTAGGGTGCGATCATGATCCGCTCGAAAAGGCTTGGCAGCACGGTCCGCGTGGCGTTCA
Above is a genomic segment from Rosistilla ulvae containing:
- a CDS encoding DUF669 domain-containing protein, whose translation is MNLSDILAGSGGGDIRDLWDSTEAAGEMGPLPPGEYIAHIIAGELETSRTNSTPGYKLTFSVIEGDYIGRRFWLDCWLTPAALPQTKRDVAKLGVKSLEQLERPLPRGIRCKCKLALRKDDNGDERNRVKSFDVVGIDPPEVDPFAPATPSDDQTATSEAMQSDLL
- a CDS encoding DNA primase, yielding MSAFTFGDAFAGHLNATGSTKGYSEECGAAWVWFDIDNDDIDAATTDARKLAAALAYSYGIADDALLCFFSGSKGYHIGLPLAACGSPGPSATFHKVCRRLAESIALQIGIVIDTGVYDRVRAFRAPNSRHGKTGLFKRWLSVDSLLNLQASRIVELAREPEPFEIPDAPGPSRAAVEEWAAAVDAAEGELLALIERRESEVPSGLNRATLAFIRDGAATGDRHRLLFSAAANLAEFRCSLELATALLHEPALDSGLSPSEVRRQIECGLNHLGAAQ
- a CDS encoding DnaB-like helicase C-terminal domain-containing protein → MTNAKFVTASDSLDSWRDEVLTGKPPTFYKIADSGPLARIEVGPKLITLFGGAPGSGKTAFVMQSVVDALRLNPTLRAVVCNIEMPPEVLLDRQLSRLSGVPLNFIRYRTLNAHHADRIDVAMGTIESVADRLCFVRPPFDLANAAAAATAFTEGHSGGVLLVFDYIQRIAPPGELGDKRGNVDATMSFLRMFADAGAAVIVVSAVGRQKDSKGRSSYSADSMNLASFKESGELEFGADDAFILAPSAEESGIRDLKHLKARHTEPVDISLRFEGAIQAFEAIEPGTTDPHGFSAALNELWDRTDGGGDSWD
- a CDS encoding winged helix-turn-helix transcriptional regulator; translated protein: MHKLTRREIAVWMILYRDTRNGTARTSQGNIARRAGMSVKSVKIATGKLIDAGLIRVVFQGGLNRGPSRFQVDPLGNRGSVTGEP
- a CDS encoding tyrosine-type recombinase/integrase; translated protein: MERALIYKSLILTGLRSNELRTLRKNELSFGDVPFVVLNSCNEKNRKGSTIPLRSDLAAELRQWCQDKQPGDLVFDVPTGLLRILNRDLEAAGIEKIDESDGRVHLHAMRHSTGTHLSAAGVSPRTAQAVMRHSRIELTMNTYTDERLLETSAAVEHLPDLPITPEAKSCVAPTVAPDAYKTGQARSGTDKFDVRKRKGPGNEKPHKTLNLAGFLRVGDIGFEPTTSTMST
- the infC gene encoding translation initiation factor IF-3 → MQPQVERDSTRINTQIRISPIRVVGPEGDQLGVISTEDALSRARDAGLDLVEVAPNERPPVCRIMDYGKYKYDKNKKKNSHTSHQTKTKEIRLRPKTGQNDIDTKIRQAEKFLGHKDKVQVSVLFRGRENAHIDEGEKVMELVLEQLAEVGKVESAPQRNGRRIICMLAPR
- a CDS encoding serine hydrolase domain-containing protein; protein product: MIGQNLFRIVMLLVLASAVVAAPAQADDDVAAIIQRLATPYIESKQAVGLSIGVLKGDQATTQHLGHTRTGGPVPDDDTIYEIASISKVFTGLLLADAVARKQLQLDQAAQELLPEGVTMPAGETRPIQLVDLATHRSGLPRLADNMPSLQTDNPYVDYTTTLAYEFLNSHRLRREPGAAHEYSNLGFALLGSVVADRAQLSYDQLLQQRIAEPLGMADTRVALTASMRDRLAKPHLADGTETANWDFADMPGAGGIRSSLADMLRFAAANLKPESSKLGPAIEIAWQVHRDDSDQGPVMGLGWHVAGDGSTRWHNGQTGGYHSMLMINRRAGAAVVVLSNTASEKIDTLAVQLLQAVAQK
- a CDS encoding (2Fe-2S)-binding protein, translated to MELDDELCLCFHVTKRKVVNFIRIRKPVKASQLSECFGAGTGCGWCRPFLQRLLEQSAQQIEQPDDGLPDTDAYASGRQQHRKNKGLT
- a CDS encoding M20/M25/M40 family metallo-hydrolase, coding for MSRSIPLDTQQAVDRVIRLMAIPGISGCETAVSEAIIAELTDAGAAIAQFSYDDANTRTRLAGEVGNLIFHLPGKSDLPARLLTAHMDTVPICEGAQPARAGDQIVSTDPATGLGADDRAGCAAILTAALEALKLKGDHPPLVFGWLIQEEVGLQGARNLDVGKIGDVGLAFNFDGGTVDKLTVGATGGERMEIKITGRPSHAGVAPEQGISAIAIASLAIARLHNDGWHGRIEKPEGHGTSNVGVIQGGQATNVVTPEVNLRVEARSHDSAMRTRIVDEIRSAFQWAATQVTAADGSVGQIEFSSHLDYDSFRIDDDAPSVRMAAAAVEQLGRKPYTELAGGGLDANWLYKHGIPAVTLGCGQRNIHTANETLEIDDYLDACRVAIALACDTTSGV
- a CDS encoding class I SAM-dependent methyltransferase, giving the protein MNASESPNPPYFDVLLDRIAAGDREAVTAFGRHVHWGLWDSPGAADGSAADYLQAAERMCQRICDAAKIQPPARIADVGCGFGGTIASLNERYQSLAMTGINIDPRQLQRAAEQVVPAADNQIQWTCADAASLPLDDAAFDAVLAVECIFHFDRPRFFAEASRILRPGGVLSLSDFVPQPQMADFMTGGAGAMSEAIRWTYGDVDMSCSLDGYEQLAAENGMRLLACEDVTEQTLPTYDFLCEGAQRWHDRHHAELFLQATGWLRKASRKKLIRYLILSFEKLGDRSC